One window of Sphingomonas paeninsulae genomic DNA carries:
- a CDS encoding cobalamin biosynthesis protein, which yields MIVAGFGFRSGVSLSSLRGAFALAQQGQPPVTHLATVQDKVAALVPLAQALGLPLMGVASDALATVPTTTCSAASLTARNVGSVAEASAISAAGAGARLLGLRHISPDRMATCAIAQGTLT from the coding sequence GTGATTGTCGCAGGTTTCGGCTTTCGGTCTGGCGTCAGCCTGTCGTCGCTGCGTGGCGCATTCGCGCTGGCACAACAGGGACAGCCCCCGGTCACGCATCTTGCCACGGTGCAGGACAAGGTCGCGGCGCTGGTCCCGCTGGCCCAAGCGCTTGGTCTGCCGCTGATGGGCGTGGCGTCCGATGCATTGGCGACGGTTCCGACCACCACTTGTTCCGCCGCCAGCCTGACCGCCCGCAATGTCGGCAGCGTTGCGGAAGCATCCGCCATTTCCGCTGCTGGCGCGGGCGCGCGCCTGCTTGGGCTGCGACACATCTCCCCCGATCGTATGGCGACTTGCGCCATTGCCCAAGGAACCCTGACATGA
- the cbiE gene encoding precorrin-6y C5,15-methyltransferase (decarboxylating) subunit CbiE gives MTDMAPRLRHRPWLTIIGIGEDGADGLGAAARAALAQAELVMGPVRHLSLLPAITCPTIEWPEPFADGLPHLIEHRGRRVVMLASGDPFWFGAGTSVTRLLDPGEWVAHPAPSTFTLAAARLGWPLQDVICLGLHAAPLKRLRPHLAPQQRVIALLRDGEAVVALADYLTEQGFGPSVLHVMEALGGPRERIRRATAEALSFTDIAHPVAIGIDCAGHGASLPLASGRPDDWFASDGQITKRPVRALTLSALAPRPGELLWDIGAGSGSIGIEWLLAHPANRACAIEADPVRAARVRANALALGVDRLEVVIGIAADDLPEAPLPDAVFIGGGLSDALLETLWVRLPAGTRLVANAVTLESEALLARWYGQKGGSLLRIELADAAPLGNRHGWCARYPVVQWSVML, from the coding sequence ATGACTGATATGGCTCCCCGGCTTCGGCATAGGCCGTGGTTGACGATCATCGGCATCGGCGAGGACGGAGCCGATGGCCTCGGTGCCGCCGCGCGTGCCGCGCTTGCGCAGGCCGAACTGGTGATGGGACCGGTCCGGCACCTCTCGCTGCTGCCCGCAATTACTTGTCCCACGATCGAATGGCCAGAGCCCTTTGCCGACGGGCTCCCCCATCTGATCGAGCATCGCGGGCGGCGCGTGGTGATGCTGGCGTCTGGCGATCCCTTCTGGTTCGGGGCGGGAACCAGCGTGACGCGCCTGCTCGATCCGGGCGAATGGGTGGCTCATCCCGCGCCCTCCACTTTCACTTTGGCTGCCGCGCGGCTGGGCTGGCCGTTACAGGATGTGATCTGCCTTGGCCTGCATGCCGCGCCGCTGAAGCGGCTAAGGCCCCACTTAGCGCCGCAACAGCGCGTCATTGCGCTGTTGCGCGATGGCGAGGCCGTGGTCGCGCTGGCGGACTATCTGACCGAGCAGGGCTTTGGTCCCTCAGTGTTGCATGTGATGGAAGCGCTGGGTGGTCCGCGAGAACGGATTCGCCGGGCAACCGCCGAAGCACTGTCCTTCACCGACATCGCCCATCCGGTTGCGATCGGGATCGACTGTGCCGGGCACGGTGCGTCATTGCCTCTGGCCTCGGGACGACCGGATGACTGGTTCGCCTCCGATGGGCAGATCACCAAGCGTCCAGTACGCGCCCTCACGCTGTCGGCGCTGGCTCCGCGTCCGGGTGAACTGCTGTGGGATATTGGCGCGGGATCGGGATCGATCGGGATCGAATGGCTGCTGGCGCACCCGGCCAACCGGGCCTGCGCAATAGAGGCCGATCCGGTGCGGGCCGCCCGCGTGCGCGCCAACGCCCTCGCGCTGGGTGTTGACCGGCTGGAGGTCGTGATCGGAATTGCGGCGGATGACTTGCCGGAGGCACCATTGCCCGATGCCGTGTTTATCGGCGGCGGATTGTCGGATGCATTGCTGGAAACGCTGTGGGTGCGTTTGCCCGCCGGAACGCGACTGGTCGCCAACGCGGTGACACTGGAATCAGAAGCATTGCTCGCTCGATGGTACGGCCAAAAGGGCGGCAGTCTCCTCCGCATCGAACTCGCCGACGCCGCGCCGCTTGGTAACCGCCACGGCTGGTGCGCGCGCTACCCCGTAGTGCAATGGAGCGTGATGCTGTGA